Proteins encoded within one genomic window of Acidicapsa ligni:
- a CDS encoding ABC transporter ATP-binding protein, which produces MKRFFRLTRYVAPYWFQAFLGIVLLAAVGLLEAVRLLILGPVLKTVLNPGTPTQTIPLIPNLPKPYQFDLMHFVPPHFHNAWAVVTFALIASTLLKGICDYVGTYMVNYAGYGMITDLRNHLYETIMKSSASFFHKHATGTILSTLINDVERVQTAVSAVLGEFLQQIFTFLFTMAAVIALGGRLSWALLLFVPVVITSARKIGRSVRTRTRTGQDRVAEIQNILHETITGNRIVKAFSTEIWEILRFKKAARRLFRANLHSVRVQSISSPLMDVIGSIAIALLLYIGRQEIKAGRMDMGTFVVFIIALFKLYDPVRKFAFFYNSFQQAMGASVSIFNFLDVEHDVREKVLAHSLKRFHDKIAFENVCFSYSTEEGEHQILHNVDLEVRAGEMLALVGPSGAGKSTLVNLIPRFYDVSSGRILVDGHDVRTLTLDSLRKQIAQVTQETILFNDTVRNNIAYGQPDTAMKLVEEAARNALAHDFILRMPQGYDTVIGEKGFRLSGGERQRIAIARAILKNAPILILDEATSALDAESESLVQIALSNLMQGRTVMVIAHRLSTIRRANRIVVLEDGRITAIGPHEELLTTSPTYQRLHSLQFMSGSEVLLPEAAITMETGQ; this is translated from the coding sequence ATGAAGCGGTTCTTTCGCCTCACAAGGTACGTGGCTCCGTATTGGTTTCAGGCATTTCTAGGCATTGTGCTGCTGGCCGCAGTGGGCCTGTTAGAGGCGGTCCGGCTGCTGATTCTCGGGCCAGTGCTCAAAACGGTGCTGAACCCCGGCACACCGACGCAAACCATTCCCCTGATTCCCAATCTCCCCAAGCCCTATCAATTTGATTTGATGCATTTTGTGCCGCCGCATTTTCACAATGCATGGGCGGTCGTGACCTTTGCCCTGATTGCGTCCACATTGCTCAAGGGCATCTGCGATTACGTAGGCACATACATGGTGAACTACGCCGGCTACGGCATGATCACCGATCTACGCAATCACCTCTACGAAACCATCATGAAGAGCTCGGCGAGCTTCTTCCACAAGCACGCCACCGGCACGATTCTTTCGACGCTGATCAATGACGTAGAGCGGGTGCAGACGGCGGTCAGCGCAGTTCTCGGCGAATTTCTGCAACAGATATTTACCTTTCTGTTTACGATGGCCGCGGTCATTGCGCTGGGCGGTCGTCTGAGCTGGGCTCTCCTGCTATTCGTGCCGGTGGTGATTACGTCGGCGCGCAAGATCGGCCGATCTGTCCGCACAAGAACGCGTACCGGTCAGGATCGCGTCGCCGAGATTCAAAACATCCTGCACGAAACCATCACCGGTAACCGCATCGTCAAAGCTTTCAGCACGGAGATATGGGAGATTCTGCGCTTCAAGAAGGCAGCGCGCAGACTCTTCCGCGCCAACCTGCACAGCGTGCGCGTGCAGTCGATCAGCTCTCCACTGATGGACGTGATCGGGTCGATTGCCATCGCCCTGCTGCTCTACATCGGCCGCCAGGAAATCAAGGCCGGGCGCATGGATATGGGGACTTTTGTCGTCTTCATCATTGCGCTCTTCAAGCTGTACGATCCTGTCCGCAAGTTCGCGTTTTTCTATAACAGTTTTCAGCAGGCGATGGGCGCCTCGGTTTCGATCTTCAACTTTCTCGATGTTGAGCATGATGTGCGTGAAAAGGTGCTGGCGCATTCCCTCAAGCGCTTCCACGACAAGATCGCATTCGAGAATGTGTGCTTCTCGTATTCGACAGAGGAAGGCGAACATCAGATCCTTCACAATGTCGATCTTGAAGTTCGCGCCGGAGAAATGCTGGCTCTCGTCGGCCCCAGCGGCGCAGGTAAATCCACGCTGGTTAATCTTATTCCACGCTTTTATGACGTGAGCAGCGGACGCATCCTGGTTGATGGTCACGATGTGCGCACGCTTACTCTGGATTCACTGCGTAAGCAGATCGCGCAGGTCACGCAAGAGACAATTCTCTTCAACGACACAGTGCGCAACAACATCGCATACGGCCAGCCGGATACCGCGATGAAGTTAGTCGAAGAGGCTGCTCGCAATGCCCTTGCACACGACTTCATCCTGCGCATGCCGCAGGGTTACGACACGGTCATCGGCGAAAAGGGATTTCGTCTTTCAGGTGGCGAGCGGCAACGAATTGCTATCGCCCGTGCGATCCTCAAGAACGCGCCGATCCTTATTCTGGACGAAGCAACATCCGCGCTCGATGCAGAGAGCGAATCCTTGGTGCAGATTGCTCTCAGCAACCTGATGCAGGGACGAACTGTGATGGTGATTGCGCACCGCCTGTCAACCATACGGCGCGCCAATCGAATCGTGGTGCTTGAAGATGGACGTATCACGGCAATCGGTCCGCATGAAGAGTTGCTGACCACTTCACCCACCTATCAGCGTTTGCACAGCCTGCAATTTATGAGCGGGTCTGAAGTTTTACTGCCTGAAGCTGCAATTACTATGGAGACAGGTCAATAA
- a CDS encoding YicC/YloC family endoribonuclease has translation MSSEFPTAIAPVASSVSSMTGFARVAVQVNEQLNYTLTLKSVNHRFLDLQLRLPSGLDLLEMELRRILKASLLRGHVELALSVDRTAQQRGGYNRELVDAYVEAFQAAALEFELQGQPDLNVILRMPGVLQIESRSVDEDAAALTASVLQHVDALIASLKAMRHREGSALAVVLTDTLDRLSRAVNGVADLRPEVEARHNERLTQKLEAAIGTEINRQRLLEEVALLVERSDVSEEIARMHTHIQHFRDVLATGGETGKKLDFLLQEMNREANTLLSKTAGVAGKGTQITELGLAMKAEIEKAREQIMNLE, from the coding sequence ATGTCATCTGAGTTCCCCACGGCCATTGCCCCCGTTGCTTCTTCTGTATCGTCGATGACCGGCTTCGCGCGCGTCGCCGTGCAGGTAAACGAGCAACTCAATTACACCCTGACGCTGAAGAGCGTGAACCATCGCTTCCTTGATCTGCAATTGCGTTTGCCCTCCGGCCTTGATTTGCTGGAGATGGAACTGCGCCGCATTCTCAAGGCAAGTCTGCTGCGCGGCCATGTTGAACTGGCGCTCTCCGTAGATCGCACCGCACAGCAACGAGGCGGATACAATCGCGAGCTTGTCGATGCGTATGTTGAAGCTTTTCAGGCGGCAGCATTGGAGTTTGAGTTACAAGGCCAGCCTGATCTCAACGTCATCCTGCGCATGCCGGGAGTGCTGCAAATCGAGTCGCGTTCGGTGGACGAAGACGCAGCCGCTCTGACGGCAAGCGTTCTACAGCATGTGGATGCGCTCATCGCTTCGCTCAAGGCCATGCGGCATCGGGAGGGTTCTGCCCTCGCAGTTGTATTAACCGACACGCTGGACCGGCTTTCGCGAGCAGTCAACGGCGTAGCCGATCTGCGTCCGGAGGTTGAGGCGCGGCATAACGAGCGCCTGACTCAAAAGCTCGAAGCCGCCATCGGCACTGAAATCAATCGTCAGCGTCTGCTGGAGGAAGTCGCGCTCCTGGTAGAGCGCAGCGATGTCTCCGAAGAGATTGCGCGTATGCATACGCATATTCAGCACTTCCGCGATGTACTGGCAACAGGCGGCGAAACCGGCAAGAAGCTTGATTTTCTGCTGCAGGAGATGAATCGCGAAGCCAATACACTGCTCTCGAAGACGGCAGGCGTAGCGGGCAAAGGTACGCAGATCACAGAGCTGGGCCTGGCCATGAAAGCCGAGATTGAAAAAGCCCGCGAGCAGATCATGAACCTGGAATAG